From the genome of Lycorma delicatula isolate Av1 chromosome 11, ASM4794821v1, whole genome shotgun sequence, one region includes:
- the LOC142332421 gene encoding torso-like protein has translation MVAQHIMKTVIILFIIIVQTWLTTGEVRCGGAINLFGRFGYLSISMRVVPRNDTDHTWIFREPIVDVFKQVTIRQSLPRQSTNAVSKPIFQGDFHMEFCDNIQQLLQAYFRDFTIERLDEPWRAFTASWSPNIIARNLGIESNFVVGEHCYVLVRVARHHEAVSIPEKITPEKIQLQDAVAKQVNDVKVGDENSVGEFIRSFGSHYVTSYITGNSLYQVFVYTPAIYKRLKEKLKTNGVASLSPGELTSYFSPWYAEHIGKILTASGNTTMEQWAIDKLRVHFYFFSYASLLKIHGDTELLKELDRLLGNEALLELNLRALSSAFKDKYKRQWFNEVIDNYIQLWEVNM, from the exons ATGGTGGCCCAACATATtatgaaaacagtaataatattattcataataatagttcAAACATGGCTTACAACAGGCGAAGTACGTTGCGGTGGTGCAATCAACTTATTCGGACGGTTCGGATACTTGAGCATAAGTATGAGAGTTGTTCCAAGAAACGATACAGACCATACATGGATTTTTCGAGAACCGATCGTAGATGTTTTCAAACAAGTAACCATAAGACAAAG tttacCTCGGCAATCGACAAATGCGGTATCAAAACCAATTTTCCAGGGTGATTTTCATATGGAATTCTGTGATAATATTCAACAATTACTTCAAGCTTATTTCAGGGATTTTACTATCGAGAGACTTGATGAACCTTGGCGTGCATTTACAGCCAGTTGGTCTCCAAATATCATCGCTCGTAATCTTG gtatAGAATCAAATTTTGTTGTGGGTGAACACTGTTATGTTCTTGTACGTGTTGCAAGACATCATGAAGCTGTTAGTATACCAGAAAAAATTACACCTGAAAAAATTCAACTTCAGGATGCTGTAGCAAAACAAGTAAATGATGTTAAAGTTGGCGATGAAAATTCTGTCGGTGAATTTATTAGAAGTTTTGGTTCACATTATGTAACATCTTATATTACTGGAAATTCATTATATCAG gtattcgTATATACACCAGcgatatataaaagattaaaagaaaaattaaaaaccaacgGTGTAGCATCATTATCACCTGGAGAGTTAACAAGTTATTTTTCACCATGGTATGCTGAAcatattggtaaaatattaacCGCAAGCGGTAATACAACAATGGAACAGTGGGCAATTGATAAATTACgtgtgcatttttattttttcagttatgcaagtttattaaaaatacatggtGATAcggaattattaaaagaattagataGATTACTAGGGAATGAAGCATTATTAGAACTTAATTTACGTGCATTGTCATCtgcatttaaagataaatataaaagacAATGGTTTAACGAAGTTATTGACAATTACATTCAATTATGGGAAgttaatatgtga